A window of Planctomycetia bacterium contains these coding sequences:
- a CDS encoding sigma-70 family RNA polymerase sigma factor, with translation MSDSDPTHPQSEGRFVQLLTKHEPEIRAFIRASLPSSYDVAEVMQNVSLIAWKKFHELKQADADFARWVCVISRFEIMKFRRGLARDRFVLDEDVIEQLCKEGEEELSLRSQQIAQLEGCLEKLPRERRDFVIEAYTPGVSINALARQRGKKPDAMYQLLRRIRQELEACIQRQLEQRSDPAV, from the coding sequence ATGTCAGACTCAGATCCAACCCACCCGCAGAGCGAAGGCCGCTTCGTCCAGTTGCTGACGAAGCATGAACCCGAGATACGCGCCTTTATTCGGGCCTCGCTCCCTTCGTCCTACGACGTCGCCGAGGTGATGCAGAACGTCAGTCTGATCGCATGGAAGAAGTTTCACGAACTCAAGCAGGCGGACGCCGACTTCGCCCGCTGGGTCTGCGTGATCTCCCGGTTCGAGATCATGAAATTCCGCCGGGGCTTGGCCCGGGACCGGTTTGTGCTCGACGAGGATGTGATCGAGCAACTGTGCAAAGAAGGTGAAGAAGAATTGTCGTTGAGGTCGCAACAAATCGCACAACTCGAAGGTTGCCTCGAGAAACTACCGCGGGAGCGGCGAGATTTCGTAATCGAGGCATACACCCCCGGCGTATCGATCAATGCTTTGGCTCGGCAACGTGGTAAGAAGCCCGATGCGATGTATCAGCTGTTGAGGCGTATTCGTCAGGAACTCGAAGCGTGTATCCAGCGCCAACTCGAGCAACGGAGCGACCCGGCCGTATGA
- a CDS encoding LamG domain-containing protein: MNDTTSDLIDGYLDGSLTPEQGELLQQLLRDDPEARAKLRRRATIDEGLIDLATAASVANQSRLGEPYGFISASGPRTAPRSLETSNEPKATLRPVIGAHGLRIQVIIPWGIAAVLAFVLFGKQYTSPVVDPKSPPQAERFLGLLVDEADAKFEDGFGPDNVKFDSGEYRLTKGAIHLRFENGADILMKSPAAFRIDNALRLTLHDGAIRAIAPPAAKGFTVATPGMDYEDLGTEFGVAVDQKSGANELHVFDGQVDARGPGSKKLIASVTQGQSVVLKQGVLKPTGSPQEGRFLAPGAIGFLRWQAHCAELVQDPDLIGFYPFEEAESLKNHAAHPVASDGRIEGARWTSSRWPGKSALLFDRDDDFVRLTIPGEYEEFTIAFWVNVDRLDYEYNALLNSDRFDSGDLHFQINRRGQVWANVNGRPPSARAAMGNPLQFGKWQHVVGVVSIAEKKHRTYVNGDLMGEQACPADVRVAPGECRLGNWLAITDWHHVPKRAFKGRMDEVAIWKRSLTSQEIKVQYEAGRPSLLDK; encoded by the coding sequence ATGAACGATACCACTAGCGATCTGATCGACGGTTATCTCGATGGAAGCCTGACGCCCGAGCAAGGCGAATTGCTTCAGCAATTGCTGAGAGACGATCCCGAAGCCCGCGCTAAGTTGCGTCGTCGCGCAACGATCGACGAGGGGCTGATCGACTTGGCGACGGCGGCGTCCGTCGCAAATCAATCGCGGCTCGGCGAACCGTATGGATTCATTTCCGCTTCGGGGCCGCGGACTGCGCCGCGATCGTTGGAGACGAGTAATGAACCGAAAGCGACATTGAGACCTGTGATCGGCGCACATGGCTTACGAATTCAGGTCATCATTCCTTGGGGCATTGCCGCGGTTCTTGCGTTCGTGCTGTTCGGTAAGCAATACACTTCGCCGGTCGTCGACCCCAAGTCGCCGCCGCAGGCCGAACGATTTCTGGGGCTGCTCGTCGATGAGGCCGACGCCAAGTTTGAAGACGGCTTCGGCCCCGATAACGTCAAGTTCGATTCCGGGGAGTATCGCCTTACGAAAGGGGCGATCCATCTCCGATTTGAAAATGGTGCCGATATCCTGATGAAGTCTCCGGCTGCCTTTCGGATCGATAATGCCCTCCGCCTGACGCTCCATGATGGTGCGATTCGAGCGATCGCCCCGCCGGCGGCGAAGGGTTTCACCGTTGCGACGCCGGGAATGGATTACGAGGATCTCGGGACCGAATTCGGAGTCGCCGTCGATCAAAAGTCCGGGGCGAACGAGTTGCATGTTTTCGACGGTCAGGTAGATGCCCGAGGGCCGGGTTCAAAAAAGCTGATCGCATCGGTAACCCAGGGGCAATCGGTGGTCCTCAAGCAGGGAGTCCTGAAGCCGACCGGCTCACCGCAAGAGGGCCGCTTCCTCGCGCCTGGCGCGATCGGCTTCTTACGTTGGCAAGCCCACTGTGCGGAGCTAGTGCAAGACCCTGATCTGATCGGGTTCTATCCCTTCGAGGAAGCTGAATCGCTGAAAAACCACGCGGCTCATCCCGTTGCCTCGGATGGTCGAATCGAAGGCGCGCGTTGGACGTCAAGCCGCTGGCCGGGCAAGTCGGCGCTGCTGTTCGATCGCGACGACGATTTCGTTCGCCTCACGATTCCCGGCGAGTACGAGGAGTTCACGATCGCATTCTGGGTAAACGTCGACCGACTCGATTACGAATACAACGCGCTACTCAACTCGGACCGTTTTGATTCCGGCGACCTCCATTTTCAGATCAATCGCCGCGGGCAGGTTTGGGCCAATGTGAACGGCAGGCCCCCTTCGGCACGAGCCGCAATGGGCAATCCGCTTCAATTCGGGAAATGGCAGCACGTCGTCGGCGTCGTCTCGATCGCCGAGAAAAAACACCGGACATATGTGAATGGCGATTTGATGGGGGAGCAGGCCTGCCCAGCGGATGTCCGCGTCGCTCCGGGTGAGTGCCGCCTGGGGAACTGGCTGGCGATAACCGATTGGCACCATGTACCGAAACGCGCGTTCAAGGGCCGCATGGATGAAGTCGCCATCTGGAAACGATCGCTGACTTCACAGGAAATCAAAGTCCAATACGAGGCCGGGCGGCCGAGTCTGCTCGACAAGTAA